From a region of the Salvelinus fontinalis isolate EN_2023a chromosome 13, ASM2944872v1, whole genome shotgun sequence genome:
- the LOC129868191 gene encoding general transcription factor II-I repeat domain-containing protein 2-like: MAKRKVDTENRGFQTRWESEYMFTEVAGKPVCLLCGESVAVLKEYNLRRHYETKHADKNKNMDMEQRLQKAEELKRGLKSRQALFKKAKSQGQAAVKASFILAEEIAKSARPFTEGDFIKNCMIKVCDEVCPEKRQLFLNVSLSRNTIAERVDQLSINLKEQLVKKGKDFIAYSLAVDESTDISDIAQLSIFIRGVDSSLSVTEEFLALRPMHGTTTGHDLYEEVSRCVNEMELPWEKLVGLTTDGAPAMCGHRSGLVAKIREKMQEENATGELTAYHCIIHQEALCGKALKMEHVMSIITRTVNFIRAKGLNHRQFKAFLTELETEHGDLPYHTEVRWLSQGKVLQRCFELREEICLFLDSKGKDTTQLRDEMFLCEMAFLCDITSHLNAMNLQLQGRDHVISDMYSTVKAFKTKLTLWETQMRKENLSHFPSCQTMKEKLSTSAFPSAQLADKIGMLSADFRRRFADFEAQKSRLELLGNPFAVDVESSPPNLQMELIDLQCNDALRAKYAAVGAAEFARFLPDTMPQLRIQAAQTLSMFGSRYLCEQLFSLMNLNKTSHRSRLTAEHLHSILRISSAQSLTPNIDELVEKMGHHQVSPSTSNK, translated from the coding sequence atggcaaaacggaaggtggacactgagaaccgggggtttcaaacaaggtgggagtcggagtatatgttcacggaggtagctggaaaacccgtgtgtcttctgtgtggagaaagtgtggcggtactgaaagagtataatctgagacgacattatgaaacgaaacacgcggacaaaaacaagaatatggacatggaacaaaggctacaaaaggcagaggaattaaaacgaggcctcaaatctcgacaggctctgttcaaaaaagccaaatcacaaggccaggctgctgtcaaggccagttttattttggcagaagagatcgctaaatcagcccggccatttacggagggggatttcatcaaaaactgcatgattaaagtttgtgacgaagtttgcccagaaaaaaggcaactctttttaaatgtgagtctgagcagaaacaccattgccgagagagtagaccagttgtccatcaatctaaaagagcagcttgtgaaaaagggaaaagatttcattgcatattccttggctgtggatgagagcaccgacatttctgacattgcccagttgtcaattttcatccgcggagtggactccagcctaagcgtgacagaggagtttttggctttacgtcctatgcatggcacaactacggggcatgatttgtatgaagaggtgtcaagatgtgtaaatgagatggagctgccttgggaaaaactcgtgggtttgacaaccgacggagcacctgcgatgtgtggacacaggagcggactggtggcgaagatacgggaaaagatgcaagaggaaaacgcgacaggtgagctgacagcttatcattgtatcatacaccaggaagcgttgtgcggtaaagccttgaaaatggagcatgtaatgagcatcatcacgcgcacagttaactttatcagagccaaaggtttgaatcaccgccagttcaaggcatttctgacggagttagaaacggagcatggtgatttgccttatcacacagaggtgcgatggctaagccagggaaaggtgcttcaaagatgtttcgagcttcgtgaggagatttgtctgttcttggacagcaaagggaaagacacaacacaactccgagacgaaatgtttctgtgtgaaatggcttttctgtgtgacattacgagtcatctgaatgcaatgaacttgcagctgcagggtcgggatcatgtcatctctgatatgtacagtacagtgaaggcatttaaaaccaaactgactctgtgggagacgcagatgcggaaagaaaatttgagccactttcccagctgccagaccatgaaagagaagctctctaccagtgcgttcccgagcgcacagttggctgataaaataggtatgctttccgctgactttcgacgccgatttgctgactttgaagcacaaaaaagcaggttggaactgctcggtaacccatttgctgttgacgtggaaagctcaccaccaaacctccaaatggagttgattgacctccaatgcaatgatgcactgagggcaaaatatgcggcagtgggtgctgcggagttcgcccgtttcctccccgacacaatgccccagctgcgcatccaggctgctcaaacgttgtctatgtttggcagcagatacctgtgtgaacaactgttttctttgatgaacctgaacaaaacatcacacagaagtcgacttactgctgaacacctccactcaattctgaggatttcctcagctcagagccttaccccgaacattgatgaacttgtggaaaagatgggacaccaccaagtatcaccctcaacctcaaacaagtga
- the LOC129868192 gene encoding uncharacterized protein LOC129868192 has protein sequence MAACRETRRSWKIHCAFAVFILLQLFPLKCISAPLEPENDLVEVQPPLNPGVVGSDHSLPLATASKGAATADSTGTTDSKADTVTNDKARTSIEVDDTAVIKAVTSDVKDAAATPNESATPIKDATTPIKDATAPLEDATTPIKDATAPLEDATTPIRDATTPLEDATTPIKDATTPLEDATTPIKDANTPIKDASIDGVTAYVAPATKGKVIAESPAIINKTTVGKEVGRTTTEELLPNPTDADAAAAFTMAADPAISTTTTKPTLEKPSSASNTKLVGRMNPTEDEQEDNLESQAEIDVYDRENEDDVDEDDDYDLRPAVKAPLNNDEEDDIMVDADNDPVVLRPAENAGKIDVRMKDTTIYTIQDEDSHFFFHVVILAFLVAIVYITYHNKRKIFLLAQSRRWRDGLCSRNNVEYHRLDQNVNDAMPSLKMTQDYIF, from the exons atttagttgaggttcaaCCACCTCTGAATCCAGGAGTTGTTGGTTCAGATCACTCCTTGCCTTTGGCAACTGCCAGCAAGGGTGCAGCAACAGCCGACAGCACTGGTACAACAGACAGCAAGGCAGACACAGTAACCAATGACAAAGCTAGAACATCTATCGAGGTTGATGACACAGCAGTCATTAAGGCTGTAACATCAGACGTAAAGGATGCTGCTGCTACACCCAATGAGAGTGCTACGCCTATCAAAGACGCTACCACACCCATCAAGGATGCTACCGCACCTTTAGAAGACGCTACCACACCCATCAAGGATGCTACCGCACCTTTAGAAGACGCTACCACACCCATCAGGGATGCTACCACACCTTTAGAAGACGCTACCACACCCATCAAGGATGCTACCACACCTTTAGAAGACGCTACCACACCCATCAAGGATGCAAACACACCCATCAAGGATGCATCTATCGATGGTGTAACAGCATATGTTGCACCGGCCACCAAAGGGAAGGTTATAGCTGAATCCCCTGCCATTATTAATAAAACAACTGTTGGCAAGGAAGTAGGACGGACTACTACTGAAGAACTACTTCCCAATCCCACTGATGCAGATGCTGCTGCCGCCTTTACCATGGCTGCAGATCCAGCCATCAGCACCACCACAACCAAGCCCACCCTGGAGAAACCAAGCTCTGCCTCCAACACCAAGCTTGTCGGTCGCATGAACCCTACAGAGGACGAGCAAGAGGACAATCTAGAGTCCCAGGCAgagattgacgtgtacgacagagaAAATGAGGACGATGTCGATGAGGACGACGACTATGACCTGCGGCCAGCAGTTAAGGCTCCTCTGAACAACGACGAGGAGGACGACATCATGGTGGACGCAGACAATGACCCGGTGGTGCTCAGACCAGCAGAGAATGCTGGGAAGATAGACGTGCGTATGAAGGACACCACCATCTACACCATCCAGGATGAGGACTCACACTTCTTCTTCCACGTGGTCATCCTGGCCTTCCTGGTGGCCATCGTATACATCACCTACCACAATAAGAGGAAG atCTTCCTCCTGGCCCAGAGTCGGCGCTGGAGGGACGGCCTGTGCTCTCGCAACAATGTGGAGTACCATCGGCTGGACCAGAATGTCAACGATGCCATGCCTTCCCTCAAGATGACTCAAGATTACATTTTCTGA